The Haliotis asinina isolate JCU_RB_2024 chromosome 16, JCU_Hal_asi_v2, whole genome shotgun sequence DNA segment TATGCAGTCGCTgagcttgacgaccttgttgctatgccagggtcatagggcattgtttcaagaacatttgaacaaaatcacctgcaattacgtaaaatagtattatgacgtgtctttaaactttgtggtgctgtattctaaacgTAGGCCTaaacttgctttattaataaagtatcttCAATCgtaattgttttgaaaatgttgtctcAATAAATATGCCAGTTTGTTTTATGTGGAACCGTCAATTTTCGTTTCGGctgtcagtcagttttcactcaatctttaaaataagcaaattacgcggcagaaaagtggcaaattctgcaTGGATTCTGCACAAAAATGCGTTTTCCGCGGACAAAATGTTTTTTGgcatggaaaggtaaattccatgattttttttctgcaaCCGTGGAATCGCGGAGGGACTGTATGACAAAAGATGGCTCACTAATCGGATCACCCTCTCACATCTTCTGCCTCTGTATGACAAAAGATGGCTCAGAGACCAGATCACCATGTCACATCTCTTGCCTCTGTATGACAAAAGATGGCTCAGTGACCAGATCACATCTCCAGCCTCTGTACGACAGAAGATGGCTCAGTGACCAGATCACCATGTCACATCTCCAGCCTCAGTATGATAGAAGATGGCTCAGTGACCAGAGTACAACAGAAGATTACCTAAGCATATTACCATGCTATACCTCTAACCTAAGTACGAAACAGAAGGCTCAGTGACCAGATAACCATGTAACCCCTATAATCTGTATGTGACAACAGAAGGCTCAGTGACCAGATTACTTTCAACAGAAAGACTCCATGCTCACTGCTGGTTTGCTTGTTaatttatgccacattcagcaatattctaactctgaatggcagtctgtaaaccaGTCAACAACAGATTGATTGACATGagaattgtgagtgagtgagaactatttcatgccgcttttagcaatattccagcaatatcacagcacaaaacaccagaaatgggcttcacacactgtacccgagtacggaatcaaactcagatcttcagcatgacaagtcaatgctttaaccactaagctaccccaccacccatacTGAACAATGATATACATCATTAACATTCCGGTATTTTAGCAGAAGGCCCTGTGACCATATCACTATATATCATTCTCACTATATATCATTCTCACTATATATCATTTTCACTATTTATCATTCTCACTCAGTgggagtgagtctagttttatgctCTCTGTAGctatgtttcagcaatatcacagcggagaacaccagaaatgggcttcacacattgcacgcATGTgagaaatcaaacccgggtcttctttGTGACAATATCACCATATCACATGTAACACTGTCAGACTCAGCAGTTCAACAGGGAGTCATTCTGCCAACATATTTCtcaatgagtctgaccatcctGTTCCTTCAGTCACATCTTTCAAAAAGCATGGGGTCCTGAAATCTGTCTGGGATCTTCACGATTGAAGGCTCAGTGACCAGATCACCAAGTTGCATCATCTCCAGCAGCTGAGAGGCAGGCAGCGATGTGGCCATCAATGTCCAGTTGGGATGTCCTGTAACAAAGAAGTAGATACCCACATCAAAACTAAAGATATTGCATAGACTAGATGATCACGACACACTATTTATGAACCAAAGGCAGGCACAACAGATGATCACTCAGGATTTTAAATTAAACCACaggaaaatatatcaaatgaaaTAGAAACCTCCTATGTATTGGTTATCTTATTATTGAAGCACAAGACATCCCTACAAAACCATTGGTCAATATTGGTACATGGTTTTACAGGCCCTCAAATATGTATTTAGTGTACAGGAAAATACCTACAGTGCTAGAGCGTGCAAGTTACTTCAACATCAGTCAACAGTCCACATGATCACTGATTAATTCTAGCCCTGAAGTAAttatctgaatatatatactaCACTACATCATTTCAATAGTTTGATTGACGCTCATACTGCTTGCCAGGGGTTTGAAAATCCCACTGACCTATGCCCGGTTCAAGTCACTTTTCATTCCGGCAATCAATTTATAGTATCTGACTTGTATGTGGGTTACTACGTATTTTCTGCTTATGCAAAGGTGTTCATAGTTGATTATCAGTGGTCCCCTTAACTCTAACTTTTCTAAAGAAAGTTACAGAGTTTATAAACACAGGACATTCTCTGCATCAATCCAAAACATGCCGTAAGTGTCATACTCAAATGTCCCTTAAATTTATATCATCATAATCTTGCAAACTATTTTTGGTGTGTGGTCCAGTGCATAGGGCTCAGATCAGAAATCAGTTGAAGTAAAGTAATGTTGAGTCGATAAGTGACTGTacttggcagcttgactcctgagtgtTTCCAGGACTtctgtcctgccccacaacaaagACGATGTGATACATGTCGtatcaccttaggcaagtgagtttggtcAGGATTGGCActgttcatccagcagaaaaCAGATCAACTTATATGCTCTACATACCCTTTTTCAAACTCCATATTGCACAGCGGACATGCTGATAGTATATGTCCTCCACAAACAGGTGCAGACGTGTCAACATCCACTGATGAACTTGGCCCATCTttcaatgtttcatctgttgttTTCACATCTAGTTTGCCTTTTTCACAGTTTTTAATTTCATCTCTTTCTTCAATATTTGACATAAGAATATCGTCTTCAAAATCAGACATGATGTCAAAATCTAGAACTGGAGATTTTGAAGCGACAACAGCGTCACCACTTCGATCACAATCTGATGACAAAGTACTCAGCTTTGTCGGACaactttcagttttcaaaatctTGGGAGACTTGCAGTCTGATGAATTGTTATCATTGTGTGGTGAATTTATTATTGAATTTATCAACGAGTCGAAGTTGTGACTGATTGGTTTCCTGTGAGCACAGGCCGAACACATTTGAGGCAGGGGAGAgtactcttgatcactggaagCCAGAGAAGTAACTGGAGTTGATTCCCTTGCACCACTAACTTTCTGAAATGGAGATGATTCTTTTTCAGTATGAGTAGGATGTCATATTCAAACAATTTTATAGACTGAAATACTTAATATCCCCTATGATTTGCATGAACTGAAAGTTCGAGGCAAATCGTTTCCTAACAGAGAAACAGTGTTCGCATCAACGCAGAAGGCTGCGTTTTACATGTAAAAAacagtgttttgtgtgtgtgttttgcccACATAGATTCTGGTCTATctaattataaaaaaatatttaaaaacagcAACATGCAAAAAAAGAATAAATTCTGAAATGATTCAAGACTGCAATGATCATTTCACGCGAATACAGATTTAGACTACATATTCACAATTTCATTTCTGCACGCACTCGTACAAAACCTACCATGGACATTTAGAATACACCTGtcatatatggaatgtaaacaactGCTCCGTACAAAAACACTTGCATGTGGTGTTGTCGGTGTTTGTTGAACTGCTTTCAATAACCAATCATGCATAGGATGTTTGTAAAGAACACTCCAAAAGATATAACGCCATGGGGGTTTcattgaaataatgttcggctGGCAGAAAGCGTGAGAGTCAGTTTTACACAACATTGCATTAATTCTACAAATGGACCGTAAATTTGTATGCATACCAGTTTTGGGTAAATATAACAGTTATAACATAATATCCACCCTGAACACATGATGATTGTTTTGTGTTGATAGTGCTGATGACGATGATGCTTGCATGATGTTGGCAAGGTGGTTTGTACGAAGTTTTGCACAAAGTATTATGATAAGAACCAACTGATGACAAGGATGTGCTGTACGATGTTTTCTCCAATGTATCATAACAGTAACAAATTAACGACTAAATGGTTTGCAGGATGCTGTGTACCATGTAATTTGATCAACAAATTGAGGATGAGGATGGTTTGGATAATTCTTTACACGACAATACGACAACAAATGAATGACAAAATGCTTGGCATGATGCTTTTTGCAATGTACTATGACAACATGTACCTTGGGAAATAAAAATCCTTAAAAAACCCTAAAAGGCCCCCCCCAAACCATTGCATTATGTAATtttttgaataaaattgatattttatacttatcctgattcATCCCTtcaagttcccttctaaaagaagcgaacgtaaaatacactcacccaccagaAGCCTCCCCTTTCACGCCAAATCGGTCACATGATCaatcatgcttgtcactctctccttataAATCGCCCAATCAGACATGAGAATTATGGAATTCAGCGTGCCTGTGAGGAGTGGCTGTGAGGACTTtcctcatgagtcaggataagcataaaatatcaattttattcacaaaattacatatttttccttatcctgactcatgctttattgcttacagaattcgaCAGAAATGACAgtgggtcaggccacgctggattctgctggctgtcaaaattacGTCCAATATTCCTCCCCTAATGAGAACTTGTAACGGCGATAATAAGGTCCTGTTCTTCCAATTTTCATTGTAGATTCTGAGGGATCACATCCAGACGAACTTGTCTTCTGAGGAAGGCTTTGTTGACTGATACTTGATGATAACTAAAGTAATTAGCGTCCTGCTAGTGTCTGATGCAACTGAATGTCAAGATATTCTAATTAAGACTAGTtgcgacccttcttcatgtacaagtatcttcattaccagtacagggtcataatcactcatgctagtctgagACATGCGCATGAACTTTCCAACACTATACTCCGCAGAacgtctggcttccacaagtcacgtgataaatggGTGAGTGAACTCAGCATCTCTGAGGAACCATTAGTTGCTGTGCAACGATGAGAGGCCCAAACTGATGCCAGTGACGTCCTCCATGGTTATGTCTTGTAGGTAATGTTTGGCAAACACCGcatttgacttccaaaagcagccctccattataattgatagcgagcaattcccatgtagcgctagtgtagaggccaaggctctAACTTCATGTCGGTTGGAGGCTCGTGTAGGTTCCAATCTTGCTGCTTTATAGGCTCtcaatataacagctctgatccacactgagatagtgttacGTCCataggtgtctcagtagatatagggataaatagGCACTTGAAACGTTGTCTTCTACACTTGGTATGTGTGAGATATATCTTCagtgctctgactggacataatgataggTCTTGAGTATCATGAAGTCCAAGGATTGAAGGTA contains these protein-coding regions:
- the LOC137267554 gene encoding uncharacterized protein is translated as MTDGIEKRKRLSLKTKKPTLPKAKVPDNDSNGNVCKKRKISSASVDLNLLKSIPERHEPEIICLSDEETSNCKEVKLRNTDTAASSILDIPDEQLREVRRQLLALREQGSCMAYIQQLPELELPEKEKVSGARESTPVTSLASSDQEYSPLPQMCSACAHRKPISHNFDSLINSIINSPHNDNNSSDCKSPKILKTESCPTKLSTLSSDCDRSGDAVVASKSPVLDFDIMSDFEDDILMSNIEERDEIKNCEKGKLDVKTTDETLKDGPSSSVDVDTSAPVCGGHILSACPLCNMEFEKGTSQLDIDGHIAACLSAAGDDATW